From the Bacteroidia bacterium genome, one window contains:
- a CDS encoding RNA polymerase alpha subunit C-terminal domain-containing protein, producing the protein MGTTKGTLRTCKNGHKYYKSTDCPTCPTCEKEKKPSEGFLARLSSPARSALLHYKGIDTLEKLSAHTEKEILKLHGMGKASMPVLRKALEEKGLAFKDENKK; encoded by the coding sequence ATGGGAACAACAAAAGGAACATTAAGAACTTGTAAGAATGGACATAAATATTACAAGAGTACCGATTGTCCCACCTGTCCAACTTGTGAAAAAGAGAAAAAGCCTTCTGAAGGCTTTCTTGCCCGGCTTTCTTCACCCGCCAGAAGCGCGCTCTTGCATTATAAGGGAATAGATACGCTGGAAAAGCTATCTGCTCATACAGAGAAAGAAATATTAAAACTTCACGGAATGGGAAAAGCAAGTATGCCGGTATTAAGGAAGGCTTTAGAAGAGAAAGGGCTTGCGTTTAAGGATGAAAATAAAAAATAA
- a CDS encoding sugar phosphate nucleotidyltransferase: MKIIVPMAGMGKRMRPHTLTTPKPLIPIAGKPIVQRLVEDIAGMVDEKIEEVAYVIGDFGQKVEQDLADIAAGIGARSSIYYQDEPLGTGHAILCAGPSLSGNLVVAFADTLFNADIKLDPEQDGSIWTKEVENPSSFGVVQTDANGLIHRFVEKPKEHISNLAIIGIYYFKDGEMLRSELQYLIDNDIKDKGEFQLTNALENMKNKGLKLKALTVKKWLDCGNKDATVDTNREVLEMIRDEELISENAEISNSIILKPCYIASGAKISNSVVGPSVSVGPHTLIESSVVKNSIIMNDSQIINSNLANSMIGSHVEYEEGSHDVSIGDFSKLKL; the protein is encoded by the coding sequence ATGAAAATCATTGTGCCGATGGCGGGCATGGGAAAAAGAATGCGCCCGCATACCCTCACCACACCCAAACCTTTAATACCTATAGCCGGAAAACCCATTGTGCAACGACTGGTAGAAGATATTGCCGGAATGGTGGACGAAAAAATTGAGGAAGTTGCCTACGTGATTGGTGACTTTGGACAAAAGGTAGAGCAAGACCTGGCGGACATTGCTGCCGGAATTGGAGCCCGAAGCAGCATTTATTACCAGGATGAACCGCTCGGAACAGGACATGCCATTCTTTGCGCAGGCCCATCGCTTTCAGGAAACCTGGTGGTGGCCTTTGCCGATACTTTATTTAATGCGGACATCAAGCTGGACCCTGAACAGGATGGAAGCATCTGGACCAAGGAAGTGGAGAACCCTTCATCTTTCGGGGTGGTGCAAACGGATGCGAATGGGTTGATCCACAGATTTGTTGAGAAACCCAAGGAGCACATCTCAAACCTTGCGATTATTGGTATTTATTACTTCAAGGATGGGGAGATGCTGCGGAGCGAACTTCAGTATCTTATTGATAATGATATTAAGGATAAAGGAGAATTCCAGCTTACCAATGCGCTGGAAAATATGAAGAACAAGGGACTGAAACTGAAGGCGCTGACAGTGAAAAAGTGGCTGGATTGCGGCAATAAGGACGCGACTGTGGATACAAACCGCGAGGTGCTGGAAATGATCCGTGATGAAGAACTTATTTCTGAAAATGCGGAGATCAGCAATTCCATTATCCTGAAACCCTGTTATATCGCTTCCGGGGCAAAAATTTCTAACTCCGTTGTAGGGCCGTCAGTTTCTGTAGGGCCTCATACGCTCATTGAATCTTCTGTCGTTAAGAACAGCATCATTATGAATGACAGCCAGATCATTAATTCAAACCTGGCCAACTCTATGATTGGCAGCCATGTTGAATATGAAGAGGGTTCACACGATGTGAGCATCGGTGATTTCTCGAAATTAAAATTATAA
- a CDS encoding DUF4292 domain-containing protein, translating into MNSLRLPAILLFFLVSCLMMSSCRSKKEVAGVPRNYLNTKFLMGELDENRAGFEWLSGRCKISFKDEDQNISATVNLRMQQDSMLWMSVTPLFGIEIARIVISPDSALVLDRINKEYQVLNFDEIRKFTGVPELTFALLQDLILGNSIVPVSRKFDAQAENGLILLTNHSQRGSEMLWLLPSIFRPSRIHYEDQPNNQKFDLHYSNFKEIGGKHFPQGIRLVLDEPQDLSLDINFTRYIINESQDMPYSIPASYDRKK; encoded by the coding sequence ATGAATAGTCTTCGCCTTCCTGCCATCCTGCTTTTTTTTCTGGTTTCCTGCTTAATGATGAGTTCCTGCCGGTCAAAAAAAGAAGTTGCGGGAGTTCCCCGAAATTATCTCAATACAAAATTTTTAATGGGAGAACTGGATGAGAACAGGGCAGGATTTGAATGGCTTTCCGGGCGGTGCAAAATCAGTTTTAAGGATGAAGACCAGAATATAAGTGCCACTGTAAACCTGCGAATGCAGCAGGACAGCATGCTTTGGATGTCGGTTACTCCACTATTCGGGATTGAAATTGCCCGGATCGTTATCTCCCCTGACAGTGCGCTGGTATTGGATCGCATTAATAAGGAATACCAGGTGTTGAACTTTGATGAAATCAGAAAATTTACGGGCGTTCCGGAATTGACGTTCGCCCTTCTGCAGGATTTAATTTTGGGAAATTCCATTGTCCCCGTGTCGCGCAAATTTGACGCACAGGCGGAGAATGGTCTGATACTGCTTACGAACCACAGTCAGCGTGGAAGTGAAATGTTGTGGCTGCTCCCTTCAATTTTTCGTCCCTCAAGAATTCACTATGAAGATCAGCCGAATAATCAAAAGTTTGATCTTCATTATTCCAATTTTAAGGAAATAGGGGGTAAGCATTTTCCACAAGGAATTAGATTAGTTTTGGATGAACCGCAGGATTTATCATTGGATATTAATTTTACGCGGTATATAATCAATGAGTCCCAGGATATGCCCTATAGCATACCAGCCAGTTATGATCGCAAAAAGTAG
- the ruvB gene encoding Holliday junction branch migration DNA helicase RuvB, whose translation MEDEENSRPLNTISEVEKEAEQELRPRSFHDFQGQKQLVENLLIFVQAANQRGEALDHVLLHGPPGLGKTTLAFIIANELEAGIKVTSGPVLDKPGNLAGLLTNLEERDILFIDEIHRLSPVVEEYLYSAMEDYKIDIMLESGPSARSVQLKLNPFTLVGATTRSGLLTEPLRARFGITSRLDYYNHELLEHIIKRSAAILNVILNKDAAKEIARRSRGTPRIANALLRRVRDFAQIKGDGTITMEIAKYALEALNVDDHGLDQMDNKILEAIVEKFKGGPVGLSTIATAVGEEPGTIEEVYEPYLIMEGFIKRTPRGRQATERAYTHMGKVYRNTEGGLF comes from the coding sequence ATGGAAGACGAAGAAAATAGCCGCCCGCTCAATACGATTTCGGAAGTGGAAAAAGAAGCTGAACAGGAACTCAGGCCCCGGTCATTCCATGATTTTCAGGGGCAAAAGCAACTGGTAGAGAACCTCCTGATATTTGTACAGGCTGCCAACCAGCGGGGCGAAGCGCTGGACCATGTGTTGCTGCACGGCCCACCAGGATTAGGCAAAACCACGCTTGCCTTTATCATTGCCAATGAACTTGAGGCAGGCATCAAAGTTACTAGCGGGCCGGTTCTCGACAAGCCTGGCAACTTGGCCGGCCTGCTCACAAACCTCGAAGAAAGGGACATCCTCTTTATTGATGAAATCCACCGCCTCAGCCCCGTTGTTGAGGAATACCTCTACTCTGCGATGGAGGATTATAAAATTGACATTATGCTGGAAAGTGGCCCCAGCGCCCGCTCCGTGCAGTTAAAGCTCAATCCTTTCACACTTGTGGGGGCAACCACCAGGAGTGGATTGCTCACCGAACCTTTGCGCGCCCGCTTCGGGATAACGTCCCGGCTTGACTATTACAACCACGAATTGCTGGAACATATCATTAAGCGCTCGGCAGCCATCCTGAACGTGATCCTCAACAAGGACGCGGCTAAAGAAATTGCCCGGAGAAGCCGCGGAACACCCCGGATTGCCAATGCGTTGCTCAGGCGTGTACGGGATTTTGCCCAGATCAAAGGAGATGGAACCATCACAATGGAGATTGCCAAATACGCACTGGAAGCACTGAATGTGGATGATCATGGTCTGGATCAAATGGACAACAAGATCCTGGAGGCAATTGTGGAGAAATTCAAAGGTGGCCCGGTTGGCCTCAGCACCATTGCCACTGCCGTGGGCGAAGAACCCGGCACCATTGAGGAAGTGTATGAACCTTATCTCATTATGGAGGGCTTTATAAAACGCACGCCTCGAGGACGGCAGGCTACGGAGCGCGCCTACACGCACATGGGCAAGGTTTACAGAAATACGGAAGGTGGGCTGTTTTAA
- a CDS encoding tetratricopeptide repeat protein, with amino-acid sequence MIKLKFPLVVLSCLVLLSTSCKRERLAQGTPSTVPAKKDTDFLKQLEFDNYYYEGTKQSMVGNADKAAENFEKALNIDETHAPANYELARAYFSMSRMDEALGHVDQAIKYEPDNKWYYIIKAQILEQQKNFLGAAGVYGKLTGLEPENAEYYNSMANMYLFANQPQKALEVYERMEKQLGVNEIVVLQKHKIYLRQNEVEKAAKEIRKLIDQSPQDLRYYKILADVYQVNGYHEKAFEVLEQMAEIDSTNGKVQMALAEYYRSQRNYERAAYYLKQAFNNPEVDIDQKVEIIYGNYLMQGFTNENKEEAFTLAEMLIEAHPGEAKAHALYGDLLYRDNQKKEARKQYRQSVELQQNVFAVWQQLLFIESELSDWEAMKSESRTAQEYFPNQPILYFFEGVANLQLEDYKEAVSVLETGLSITVGNPNLQGQFHANLAEAYYRQENYKASDEQFEKALDLNPDNAVALNNYAYYLSLRGERLEEAQEMSKRSLSLEPGNASYLDTYGWILYKLGNYAEAKTYIEQALQKSPESAEVLEHYGDVLFQLGETGKAVEQWQKALASGSDSVNLEKKIKEKRLYE; translated from the coding sequence TTGATAAAATTAAAATTCCCACTGGTAGTCCTGTCCTGTTTAGTGCTGCTATCTACCTCCTGCAAAAGAGAGCGGCTGGCACAGGGTACGCCTTCCACGGTTCCGGCAAAGAAGGACACGGACTTTCTGAAGCAGCTTGAGTTTGACAACTATTATTATGAAGGCACCAAACAGAGCATGGTGGGAAATGCTGATAAAGCTGCCGAGAATTTTGAGAAGGCACTGAATATTGATGAAACTCATGCACCTGCCAATTATGAACTGGCGCGAGCCTATTTTTCAATGTCGCGGATGGATGAGGCCCTCGGCCATGTTGATCAGGCGATAAAATACGAGCCGGATAATAAATGGTATTATATCATCAAAGCCCAAATACTCGAACAGCAAAAGAATTTTTTGGGGGCTGCGGGTGTGTATGGCAAACTCACTGGCCTTGAACCGGAAAATGCTGAATATTATAACAGCATGGCAAATATGTATCTATTTGCCAACCAGCCTCAAAAGGCGCTTGAGGTCTATGAACGCATGGAGAAACAACTGGGCGTGAATGAGATAGTCGTTTTGCAAAAGCACAAAATATACTTGCGGCAAAACGAAGTGGAGAAGGCGGCAAAAGAAATCCGGAAACTGATAGACCAGTCACCACAGGATCTCAGGTATTACAAGATCCTTGCTGACGTTTACCAGGTGAACGGCTATCATGAAAAGGCTTTTGAAGTGCTGGAGCAAATGGCCGAAATAGATTCAACCAACGGAAAGGTGCAAATGGCACTGGCAGAATACTACCGCAGCCAAAGAAACTATGAAAGAGCAGCGTATTATCTGAAGCAGGCTTTTAATAATCCGGAGGTGGATATAGACCAGAAGGTGGAGATTATTTACGGAAACTACCTAATGCAGGGGTTTACGAATGAAAATAAAGAGGAAGCGTTTACCCTGGCGGAAATGCTGATAGAGGCCCACCCCGGAGAAGCTAAAGCACATGCCCTGTATGGTGATTTGTTATACCGCGACAATCAGAAGAAGGAGGCCCGGAAACAGTACCGCCAAAGCGTGGAGTTGCAGCAAAATGTATTTGCCGTTTGGCAGCAATTGCTCTTCATCGAATCGGAGCTGAGTGACTGGGAGGCGATGAAATCAGAAAGTCGTACAGCGCAGGAATATTTCCCTAATCAGCCAATTCTGTACTTTTTTGAAGGAGTGGCCAATTTGCAACTGGAAGATTATAAGGAAGCTGTTTCGGTATTGGAAACGGGTCTCTCAATCACCGTAGGAAACCCCAACCTGCAGGGACAGTTTCATGCAAACCTTGCGGAAGCCTATTATCGCCAGGAAAATTATAAAGCATCAGATGAGCAGTTTGAAAAGGCGCTCGATCTCAATCCTGATAATGCGGTGGCGCTGAATAATTATGCTTATTACCTGTCCCTTCGGGGAGAAAGGCTGGAAGAGGCGCAGGAAATGAGCAAACGTTCACTTTCTCTGGAACCCGGAAATGCATCTTATCTGGATACTTACGGCTGGATATTATATAAACTCGGCAACTATGCTGAGGCCAAAACCTACATTGAGCAAGCCCTTCAAAAAAGTCCCGAAAGCGCTGAAGTGCTGGAACATTATGGAGACGTTCTTTTTCAACTGGGTGAAACCGGCAAGGCCGTAGAGCAATGGCAGAAGGCGCTGGCCAGCGGCTCAGATTCTGTAAACCTGGAAAAGAAGATAAAGGAGAAGCGCCTCTATGAATAG
- a CDS encoding T9SS type A sorting domain-containing protein produces the protein MWTLYPDGAGGWDTTDQGSKTTNSFTTFGEGVDGELYIAERGGDIFKITTEEGTGITKNLTDGGVRVWSGPNPFSDQLDIRYQLKKPMHVKIEVLDMTGRTVRTLADNHFTNGEHNITWKAKSDDGSDLEQGVYLLVFRTEGNITTHKLSLIK, from the coding sequence TTGTGGACACTATATCCGGATGGTGCCGGTGGTTGGGATACCACTGACCAGGGATCGAAAACTACCAATAGCTTCACTACGTTTGGCGAAGGTGTGGATGGTGAACTTTACATCGCAGAAAGAGGAGGTGATATATTCAAAATCACAACGGAAGAGGGAACAGGGATTACAAAGAACCTCACTGATGGAGGAGTTCGGGTATGGTCGGGTCCCAATCCTTTTTCTGATCAACTCGATATCAGGTATCAGCTAAAGAAACCTATGCACGTGAAGATTGAGGTTTTGGATATGACTGGTCGCACGGTCCGCACACTTGCCGATAATCATTTTACCAATGGAGAACACAATATCACCTGGAAAGCAAAATCTGATGATGGCTCTGATTTAGAGCAGGGTGTATATCTTCTGGTATTCAGGACGGAAGGAAACATAACCACTCATAAACTTTCTCTTATAAAATAA
- a CDS encoding Rieske (2Fe-2S) protein, whose amino-acid sequence MDRKTFIRTCGFACLGGTALIGVLQSCVASNYIANSTYKDDRILIRKNEFLKTENEKIISREFVLVNTEKFSYPLYLYKISNDEYSALLMQCTHKGCELRPQGEVLICPCHGSEFSRQGVVLNPPADQNLLSFKTITDHEFIYIIL is encoded by the coding sequence ATGGACAGAAAGACTTTTATTAGAACCTGCGGCTTTGCCTGTCTTGGCGGAACTGCACTAATAGGAGTGCTTCAAAGTTGTGTGGCCTCCAATTATATTGCGAACAGCACTTATAAAGACGACCGGATATTAATCAGGAAGAATGAATTTCTAAAAACTGAAAATGAAAAAATAATATCCAGGGAATTTGTTTTGGTAAATACCGAAAAATTCAGTTATCCACTTTATTTATATAAAATAAGCAATGATGAATACTCAGCTTTGCTTATGCAATGTACCCACAAGGGCTGCGAGCTGCGGCCGCAGGGAGAGGTTCTCATTTGTCCATGCCATGGGAGCGAGTTTAGCCGGCAGGGCGTAGTGCTGAATCCGCCTGCCGATCAAAATCTTTTATCCTTTAAAACAATTACGGACCATGAATTTATTTACATCATTCTTTAA
- a CDS encoding PQQ-dependent sugar dehydrogenase produces MKNIFLFLTILAISAFVYKSHAQDPEIILDPFATGLNMITEVTHAGDSRLFVTEQPGLIRIVTADGDLVATPFLDISARVEDEENEQGLLGLAFHPDFKTNGYFYVNYTSEPDGATHISRFSVAASDSNVADPGSELILLTQSQPFENHNAGALHFGPDGYLYFGLGDGGSAGDPEENAQDGSTLLGKMMRIDVDGTSPYEIPATNPFVGNPAVLDEIWAMSLRNPFRFSFDRQTGDMWLPDVGQDDWEEINFEAAGGPGGMNWGWDCYEGDHSFEPQDCGSMGDYDFPVFEYPNNATYGCAILGG; encoded by the coding sequence ATGAAAAATATTTTCCTTTTTCTGACCATATTGGCTATAAGCGCTTTCGTTTACAAATCACATGCGCAGGATCCTGAAATTATTCTTGATCCTTTCGCGACAGGATTGAACATGATTACGGAGGTTACCCATGCGGGGGATTCACGACTATTTGTAACGGAACAGCCTGGCCTGATCAGGATCGTTACAGCCGATGGAGACCTGGTTGCCACACCATTTCTGGATATAAGCGCACGAGTGGAGGACGAAGAAAATGAACAGGGACTCCTGGGACTTGCCTTTCATCCTGATTTTAAAACCAACGGCTACTTTTATGTAAACTACACCTCAGAGCCAGACGGAGCAACCCATATTTCCCGCTTTTCTGTAGCAGCTTCTGATTCAAATGTGGCGGATCCCGGCAGTGAGCTGATTCTGCTCACACAGTCTCAGCCATTTGAAAATCACAATGCCGGAGCCCTGCATTTTGGCCCTGACGGCTACCTGTATTTTGGGCTGGGTGACGGAGGCTCGGCAGGAGACCCGGAGGAAAACGCGCAGGATGGATCTACACTGTTGGGAAAAATGATGCGAATAGATGTGGACGGTACCAGCCCTTACGAAATTCCGGCTACCAATCCTTTTGTGGGCAATCCGGCTGTTTTGGATGAAATTTGGGCCATGAGTTTGCGCAACCCTTTCCGTTTTAGTTTTGACCGGCAAACGGGAGATATGTGGCTTCCTGATGTGGGCCAGGATGACTGGGAGGAGATCAATTTTGAAGCGGCTGGCGGCCCTGGTGGAATGAACTGGGGCTGGGATTGCTATGAAGGAGATCACTCCTTTGAGCCCCAGGACTGCGGCAGCATGGGCGACTATGACTTCCCCGTATTTGAATATCCTAACAACGCAACTTATGGGTGTGCCATTTTGGGAGGATAA
- a CDS encoding di-heme oxidoredictase family protein, with protein MKLVYIGWSAIVLFASLVLMSCHKLVPPEPNEDEILDGPMEGLTTAELAQFLKGDVAFNEQFTAESGLGPTFVATSCGSCHVGDGKGHPFTTLTRFGQTDSTGNKFLHLGGPQLQNRAIPGYNPEILPENATFTRLIPPAVTGLGFLAFVPDADILAMADPDDADGDGISGVPNWIAIPSYLKPLPDAISKGQKYIGRFGKKAAAFDLLHQTINAYSQDIGITSLFNPIDVYSGLETDPEVSTQIINDVVLYLQTLKVPLQRDQENAAVIHGKNVFVETGCASCHKPTLKTGFAPVEALSYKEFHPYTDLLLHDMGSELDDGYTEGSAKTSEWRTPPLWGLGLSPDAQGGRFFLMHDGRAGTIEEAILLHGGEGSASRMNYQNLSQAEKEALLQFLESL; from the coding sequence ATGAAATTAGTTTATATTGGTTGGTCAGCTATTGTGCTTTTTGCTTCCCTCGTTTTGATGTCGTGCCATAAGCTTGTACCCCCTGAACCCAATGAAGATGAAATATTGGATGGACCCATGGAGGGCTTAACGACTGCTGAACTGGCACAATTCCTTAAGGGAGACGTAGCATTTAATGAACAATTTACAGCGGAAAGCGGGCTGGGCCCCACGTTCGTTGCCACAAGCTGCGGCAGTTGCCATGTAGGTGATGGGAAAGGACATCCATTTACCACCCTCACTCGCTTTGGACAGACGGACAGCACCGGAAATAAATTTTTGCACCTGGGCGGCCCGCAGTTGCAAAACAGAGCAATACCCGGATACAACCCGGAAATCCTTCCTGAGAATGCCACTTTTACCAGACTTATCCCGCCTGCCGTCACCGGCCTTGGATTTCTGGCCTTTGTGCCAGATGCTGATATCCTGGCAATGGCTGATCCTGATGATGCGGATGGTGATGGAATTTCGGGTGTGCCGAACTGGATTGCTATCCCTTCTTATCTCAAGCCTCTTCCCGATGCTATTTCTAAAGGCCAAAAGTATATTGGACGGTTTGGTAAAAAGGCGGCTGCGTTTGATCTGCTGCACCAAACTATCAATGCCTATAGCCAGGACATAGGCATTACATCGCTTTTTAATCCTATTGATGTATACAGCGGACTGGAAACAGACCCGGAGGTTTCTACTCAGATTATAAATGATGTGGTGCTTTATCTACAGACTTTGAAGGTCCCGCTGCAGAGGGACCAGGAAAATGCCGCAGTTATTCATGGAAAAAATGTCTTCGTTGAAACAGGTTGTGCCTCCTGTCATAAACCAACCCTGAAAACAGGATTTGCCCCGGTGGAGGCACTTTCCTACAAAGAATTTCACCCCTACACGGATTTGCTTTTACACGACATGGGAAGCGAACTTGATGATGGTTACACAGAAGGCAGTGCCAAAACTTCAGAATGGAGAACGCCTCCGCTATGGGGTTTGGGACTTTCGCCTGATGCCCAGGGTGGAAGATTCTTTCTGATGCATGACGGCAGAGCAGGAACTATCGAAGAAGCCATTCTGCTCCATGGCGGGGAGGGGTCAGCGAGCCGGATGAATTATCAAAACCTTTCGCAGGCAGAAAAAGAGGCACTGCTCCAATTCCTGGAATCACTGTAG
- the dut gene encoding dUTP diphosphatase — translation MDIKIINRSQHELPAYQSALAAGMDLRADLKQSIALEPMERQVIPTGLYIELPPGFEAQIRPRSGLAARSGVTVLNSPGTIDADYRGEIRVLLVNLSRERVEIESGQRIAQMIVAKHERVEWQPVDDISATIRGDGGYGHTGEK, via the coding sequence TTGGATATCAAAATCATTAACCGTTCGCAGCATGAATTGCCGGCCTACCAAAGCGCCCTTGCTGCCGGCATGGACCTGCGGGCTGACCTGAAGCAAAGCATAGCACTTGAGCCGATGGAGCGCCAGGTGATCCCCACCGGCCTTTACATTGAACTTCCACCAGGATTTGAAGCGCAGATAAGGCCCCGAAGCGGACTGGCAGCACGAAGTGGCGTAACGGTGCTCAACAGCCCTGGAACCATTGATGCCGACTACCGTGGCGAGATCCGGGTGCTCCTTGTAAACTTATCCCGCGAGCGCGTGGAGATTGAGAGCGGACAGCGCATTGCCCAAATGATCGTGGCCAAACACGAAAGGGTGGAATGGCAGCCCGTGGATGATATTTCCGCTACTATACGGGGGGATGGCGGCTATGGCCATACCGGAGAAAAATAA
- the queG gene encoding tRNA epoxyqueuosine(34) reductase QueG, producing the protein MSASNTEIVKRIAVNLGFSYCGIARAAPLDDEARKLEQWLKQGQHGEMAYMERHFDMRIDPRKLVPGARSVISLLYNYFPVTTQPADAEVKISKYAYGRDYHKVIRKKLKQFLLQLRQQIGDVHGRGFVDSAPVMDKAWAQRAGTGWLGKHTNLINKQQGSFFFIANLITDLELQPDPPVRDYCGTCTRCIDACPTDAITPYSVDANRCISYLTIELKDRIPDHFKDKMEDWAFGCDICQDVCPWNRFSKPHQEPDFKMKPEIAAWNIKEWEEMTEHIFDKAFEGSPIKRTKFSGMKRNISFLKKQ; encoded by the coding sequence ATGTCTGCTTCCAATACCGAAATTGTTAAACGCATTGCCGTAAATCTTGGCTTTAGCTACTGCGGCATTGCCAGGGCTGCCCCGCTGGATGATGAAGCGCGGAAGCTCGAACAATGGCTGAAGCAGGGACAGCACGGGGAGATGGCCTATATGGAGCGTCATTTCGATATGCGTATTGATCCGCGAAAACTGGTGCCGGGCGCACGCTCAGTGATCTCCCTTTTGTACAACTACTTTCCTGTAACCACGCAACCCGCTGATGCAGAAGTTAAGATCAGCAAATATGCCTATGGCCGTGACTACCACAAGGTGATCCGCAAAAAACTGAAGCAATTCCTGCTGCAATTGAGGCAGCAGATTGGTGATGTGCATGGCCGTGGATTCGTGGATTCTGCCCCGGTAATGGACAAAGCCTGGGCACAGCGGGCTGGCACCGGATGGCTGGGGAAACATACCAATCTCATTAACAAACAGCAGGGAAGTTTTTTCTTTATCGCGAATCTCATCACCGATCTGGAGTTGCAACCTGACCCGCCTGTGCGCGACTACTGCGGCACCTGCACACGCTGCATTGATGCCTGCCCCACTGATGCCATCACGCCTTATTCGGTGGATGCCAACCGCTGCATTTCGTATCTCACCATTGAACTGAAAGATCGTATCCCCGATCACTTTAAAGATAAAATGGAGGATTGGGCTTTTGGCTGCGACATCTGTCAGGACGTCTGTCCCTGGAACCGTTTCTCAAAGCCGCATCAGGAACCGGACTTTAAAATGAAACCTGAAATTGCCGCCTGGAATATTAAAGAATGGGAAGAAATGACCGAACATATTTTCGATAAAGCATTTGAAGGTTCGCCCATTAAAAGGACCAAATTCTCCGGCATGAAAAGAAATATTAGTTTTTTAAAAAAACAATAA
- a CDS encoding VOC family protein: MKNLNVYLNFPGNCEEALNFYKDCFKGNIKSKQTYGDAPPDPGMKIPSGHKDKILHSELEADGIYFMACDAMPGQDSVTFGNNVSLSINLDDETEQTRIFDALLKGGTQIMPLENTFWGARFGMLKDKFGINWMLNCQKEEK, encoded by the coding sequence ATGAAAAACCTGAATGTTTATCTCAATTTTCCAGGCAATTGCGAGGAAGCGCTTAACTTTTACAAGGATTGCTTCAAAGGCAACATAAAGTCGAAGCAAACTTATGGCGATGCGCCTCCGGATCCCGGCATGAAAATCCCTTCCGGACATAAAGACAAGATCCTTCATTCTGAATTGGAGGCGGATGGGATCTATTTCATGGCTTGCGATGCGATGCCCGGCCAGGATAGCGTTACGTTTGGTAACAATGTTTCGCTAAGTATAAACCTTGACGATGAAACAGAGCAAACCCGCATTTTTGATGCGCTCTTAAAAGGTGGGACGCAAATCATGCCGCTCGAAAATACATTTTGGGGCGCCCGCTTCGGAATGCTAAAAGACAAGTTCGGGATCAACTGGATGCTGAATTGCCAGAAAGAAGAGAAATAG